A portion of the Lycium ferocissimum isolate CSIRO_LF1 unplaced genomic scaffold, AGI_CSIRO_Lferr_CH_V1 ctg640, whole genome shotgun sequence genome contains these proteins:
- the LOC132045280 gene encoding zeatin O-glucosyltransferase-like, with protein MASNLHFQNHSQKNHHEIAVVVVPFPAQGHLNQLLQLCRLIASHNIQVHYVTTMTHTHQAKLRVHDPFSFINNNIHFHELSTPFFKSPPPNPNSSIKFPSHLQPLFESSSYLRKPLDKILRDLSSKAQRVVIIHDSLMGSVVQDFVYLPNAEAYAFHSVSAFTLFLFMWENMGKPFDIDAKMLNDVPTLDGCFTPEFEKFIKREYDYMKFNSGKIYNTCRVIEGPFLDLLSKEQISNNKKQWALGPFNPVLVQHGTKSCHKHHKCLTWLDKHETNSVIFVSFGTTTSFSDEQIKEIATGLEKSEQKFIWVLRDADKGNVFAKDEARKIELPKGFEERVKDKGIVLRDWAPQLEILAHSSVGGFMSHCGWNSCMESISMGVPIAAWPMHSDQPRNTVLVTKVLKVGVVVKDWTRRHEVVTRGVVQAAVEKLMVSKEGEEMRNTAMDLSAALKKSVAEGGIKTMELDSFISHITRQI; from the coding sequence ATGGCTTCCAATCTCCATTTCCAAAACCATAGCCAAAAGAATCATCATGAAATCGCAGTAGTTGTTGTCCCTTTTCCAGCACAAGGCCATCTAAATCAACTTCTCCAACTATGTAGACTGATTGCATCACACAACATACAAGTCCATTATGTTACAACCATGACACACACTCATCAAGCTAAATTAAGAGTTCATGATCCATTTtcattcatcaacaacaacatccattttcatgaactatCAACACCATTCTTCAAATCTCCCCCTCCTAATCCGAATTCCTCGATCAAATTCCCGAGCCATCTGCAACCCTTGTTCGAGTCATCTTCTTATCTGCGTAAGCCTTTGGACAAAATCCTGCGAGACCTCTCGTCTAAAGCACAGAGAGTTGTCATCATCCATGACTCGTTGATGGGATCCGTCGTTCAAGATTTCGTGTACTTGCCTAATGCTGAGGCCTATGCTTTCCATAGTGTGTCAGCATTTACACTCTTCTTGTTCATGTGGGAGAACATGGGCAAACCTTTTGACATTGATGCAAAAATGTTAAATGATGTTCCAACACTTGATGGTTGTTTTACTCCTGAATTtgaaaagttcatcaaaagagAATATGATTATATGAAGTTCAATTCAGGGAAAATTTACAACACATGTAGAGTTATAGAAGGTCCTTTTCTTGATTTGCTGTCAAAGGAACAAATCAGCAATAACAAGAAGCAATGGGCACTTGGACCATTTAATCCTGTTTTAGTCCAACATGGGACCAAAAGTTGTCACAAGCACCATAAATGTTTAACTTGGCTAGACAAACACGAAACAAACTCGGTCATTTTCGTGTCATTTGGGACCACAACTTCATTCTCGGATGAACAGATCAAAGAGATTGCAACCGGATTGGAGAAGAGCGAGCAGAAGTTCATTTGGGTGCTGAGGGATGCCGATAAAGGTAATGTTTTCGCGAAGGATGAAGCAAGAAAGATCGAATTGCCAAAAGGGTTTGAGGAGAGAGTTAAAGATAAGGGGATTGTGTTGAGAGATTGGGCACCTCAGTTGGAAATATTGGCACATTCTTCTGTTGGCGGTTTCATGAGTCATTGTGGATGGAATTCGTGCATGGAAAGCATTTCGATGGGCGTGCCAATAGCAGCATGGCCAATGCATTCGGATCAACCCCGAAACACCGTATTGGTCACAAAGGTTTTGAAAGTTGGCGTAGTTGTTAAGGATTGGACCCGCAGGCACGAGGTGGTGACACGTGGCGTGGTGCAAGCAGCAGTTGAAAAATTAATGGTGTCTAAAGAAGGAGAGGAGATGAGGAACACAGCAATGGATTTAAGTGCAGCTCTTAAGAAATCAGTAGCAGAAGGTGGCATTAAGACTATGGAGTTGGATTCATTCATTTCTCACATAACAAGGCAAATTTGA